GTATTTTGACTAAGAGGTAAAATCTGCCCATTACAAAATGCCCAGCCTCTAGGTGCAAAATTGAATGAGAATATGCGTATTTCGCTTACAAATGGATCTGCCATGTTGAATATATTTATTGGATTAAATAGCTAAGGGAATTAGAAAAAAAATTATGTTTGCGATGGAAATATTCCAAACAGTGAAATGATAAAATCAATACATAAATAGGGTTGAAAATTGTCATGAGGCTGACTGCCGCCTATCGGGCCTATTTCCTGTGGATGTAAAGCAACAGAAGGACTTGCTGTCGAATATATTTTATTACCTGTAGCAGTTGTGCTCAAATATGCATCTGTTGGACTGGCGCTATTGGCTAAGTCTGTCGTTGCAAGCAAAGAATGTGAATGTGCCGGAATTTGCTGCGTTGTCAGTGTTACTGATTCAGTCCCGCCTGTTTCTGCTAATATAAAACCATTTCCCTGATGGATAGGAATACGCCCACGTAAATCAGGTAAAGCAAAAGTTGATTGCCCATCACCACCATAAATAGTTCCAATTAATTGAAATAAGGTTTCATTTTCTGATATAGGAAGCAGCTGTCCTTCACAAAACATCCATCCGGCAGGAGCAAAATTTCCTGCAAACATTCTGATTTCACCAACGTAAGGTTGTGCCATAATTGTTTTTTTTAGAATTAAAATTAATTTTGAGAAGGAAAGATTCCCTGTAAAGCAATACAAAAATTCAATACCAGATAAGGTTGCATATTGAGATGCGCCTGACTGCCCCCGATATTTGAAACTGAAGCAGGATTCATAGCTGTTAGGTTCTGACCTGATGAATTATACACCTGATTTGGAGCTGTATTTCCTAATACAGAAACCCCACTTGAAGGGATATTAGTATCTACCGCCTGACTGGTGCTGATTAGGGTATGTTTGTGTGTTGGTAATTCACTTATTGTGAGGGTATGTGATTGCTCACCGCCTATCCGGCCAAGCCAAAAATTATTTCCAAAATGAATGGGAGTTCTACCTCTTAAATCAGGTAATGCAAAAGAGGTTTGTCCATTACCTCCAAAAGTTGTTCCTAATAAAGAAAATAAGGCCTGGTTTTGGTTTATAGGTAAAAATTGGCCGTTACACATTGCCCATCCTTTAGGAGCAAAATTAAAAGACATAATTCGGGTTTCAGCTAAAAATGGTTCTGCCATGTTGAGATATTTTAGATGTCTATTAGTTTGAATTATTTTATTAAACCAAAACAGAATTTACAGTAAGACTATGTTGGGATATTACTTCTTTTTCAAATACAATGTTTGATCCTTCCTTTACCACAATTTTCGTTGAAGTCTGATCGTAACAAAGTTGTGTTTTTAAAAACACACTTCCACTTTTGGTTTCAAAACCATATGGATTTAACTGATTTACAGGAGCAGGAAATAAATAGTTTGTTAAATCAAGCGTACTGTTTTTTGCTTTTAATTCTTTCATAGCTACTTTCATGGCTTCTAAATCAAATCCGGACAATGATTTTAATAAAATCCATTCGCCGTTTGATTTTTTACCAAGACATAATAAAAGATCGTCTAATTTACCTGCTCCATTTACCTGCAGATGCATTGGAAACATTTTTAATTGATTGTCGGGAGAACTGAAACAAAAAGTTCCTGAAGGCTTATATCCTGTTTTTTTCAGATTCTCGCTTGCTTTTTTATAACATTCTAAAAGTGCAGCATCTGCTAGAAGAGCATCTGAAGAATTAGATTTTGAAAAAAATGATAAAATATTTTCGTCTTCATTATCTGAGTCAATAAAAAAAGGGAAAGGAGTCTGAGATAAAAGAGAGCTTCCGCAAAAAAGTGTTGCAGTGCCTACAAATCCAACATTTTTGATAAAATTTCTACGTGTTAAATCAATCATAATAAAATGTTTTATAAGTAAAAAATTATGGTAAATTTAATAAAATTCTCAATACCTTTATTTAAATTTTGATTAATTTGTACCTTACTAGGTAATAATATCTATTTTTTATCGTTACGAAATCTTTTAAAAATTGCAAAATATAAGAACGGCAGTACATATTTTTAAAATTTCAACACAAAAAATCCCAACTAAAACCATAGTAGTTTCAGTTGGGATTCTAAAAAAAGAACACTTTGCAGCGTCTTATTTAACTTCTTCTTCTTGTTTTTTAACAGCAGACTGATCGTCTTTGGCAGCGTTTTTAAATTCTTTAATACCGCTTCCTAAGCCTTTCATTAATTCTGGAATTTTTTTACCTCCAAAAAGTAACAACACAATACCTACTATAACAAGGATTTCTGTAAGACCTAATCTTCCCATGATTGTATATTTAATGCCGAAGCAAATTGTTCTAATATTTGAGCAAAGGTATAGAAATATACGGACAACAATAGTTTTTCGGCTAAAATATTTGTTTTGAGCAGCGTTAAATATTTTATAAAATAATAATTTAAATAGTTTTATGCAAATTTCTTCAGCAGTAATTAAAACCATTAATTGTTATATTTGCGAGTATAAATAACCGTAATGCCAAGAAAAAAACATAATTTAAGGAAAAAATTATTCACCAAAAACCGATTGGTTATTTTGAATGAAGATACATTCGAAGAAATTTTTTCGTTTAAACTTAATCTAATGAATGTTTTTGTTGTTCTTTCTTTGGGCGGAATATTCTTAATACTAATCACTACTTATATAATTGCTTTTACACCTTTGCGTGAATTTATTCCGGGATATTCTTCTTCTGAGTTAAAAAAGAATGCTTTGGAACTGGCTATAAAATCAGATTCATTGACCACTTCACTTAAGAAAAATGAGGTCTATATCAAATCCATTCAAAAAGTATTAAAGGGAGAATTAGAATATTCCAAATTCAATAAAGATTCCATTTTGGCTGATTCTGAGGAAATTCCTAAATCCAATATGAATGCTTCAGAAGAAGAAATCAAACTCCGGGAAGAAGTTGCCAGAATAGAGAAGGAGTCAGGTGGTAACAAACCGAACAAAAAGAAATAATGCCGTACAAAATGTCAATTAAATCAATAGCAGCAAAAATTTTTGCTAGAAGAATATACAAAAAAACACTTTCCTGGTCTGATAAACCAGTTGAAACTCAACTGAAAGTTTTTAAAGATCTGATTGAAAACGCAAAAACAACAGAATTTGGAAAAGACCATCATTTGGATGCAATAAAAACAATTGCAGATTTTCAAAAGAATGTCCCTATTCGGGATTATGAAGATTTAAAATCGTATATAGAAAAAGTAAAATCAGGTCAGGAAAATATTCTCTGGAAAGGTAAACCCATTTATTTTGCCAAGACTTCCGGAACAACTTCAGGAGCTAAATATATTCCGCTTACCAAAGAATCAATGCCATCTCATATTAATGCGGCGCGTAATGCGATTTTGCATTATATCAACGAAACCGGAAATGCGAATTTTGTAGATGGAAAAATGATCTTTTTGCAGGGTAGCCCTATCCTGACTGAAAAACATGGAATTAATTTTGGACGACTTTCCGGAATTGTAGCGCACTTTGTTCCGAAATATTTACAGAAAAACAGAATGCCCTCATGGGAAACGAACTGCATTGAAGACTGGGAGACGAAAGTCAACGCCATTGTTAATGAAACGATTAAAGAAGACATGTCTGTAATTTCAGGTATTCCATCATGGGTTCAGATGTATTTTGAAAAATTACAGGAAAAAAGCGGTGGAAAAAAGATCAGCGAAATATTCAAAAACTTTAATTTATTCATTTACGGAGGCGTTAATTATGAACCTTATCGAGCCAAATTTGAGCAAATGATAGGCAAAAGAGTAGACAGTATTGAGTTATTTCCGGCTTCTGAAGGATTTTTTGCTTATCAGGATTCACAAAAAGAAAAAGGAATGCTTTTGTTGCTGAATTCAGGTATTTTCTACGAATTTATAAAAGCTGATGAATTTTTTACCCAAAACCCAAAAAGATATACCATTGGCGAAGTTGAGACTGGCGTAAATTACGCTTTAATAGTTTCTACAAATGCAGGACTTTGGGGCTATAATATTGGTGATACTATTCAGTTTACTTCTTTAGCACCATATCGTGTTATCGTTTCCGGACGCATCAAACATTACATTTCGGCTTTTGGAGAGCATGTAATTGCTAATGAAGTCGAAAATGCAATGAAAGAAGCAACTGCAGGAACCAATATCGTAATAAATGAATTTACAGTTGCTCCGCAAATCACGCCAGCAAGCGGATTGCCGTATCACGAATGGTTGATTGAATTTGAAAAAGAACCTGAAAATATGGAGGCTTTCGCCGAAGCAATTGACAATTCGATGCGAAAACAAAATATTTACTATGATGATCTAATTACCGGAAATGTTTTGCAGAAAGTAGTTGTAACCAAAGTTTCAAAAAATGGTTTTCAGGAATACATGAAATCTCAGGGAAAATTAGGCGGACAGAATAAAATTCCAAGGTTATCAAATGACAGGAAAATTGCTGATAATTTAAAACAGTGAAATAATTTTACGTTAAATTTTCTAACAATTTGATAAATGCTATTTAAGCAAAATTACAGCAATAATTCATAACTTTCGCTTAATTAATACCTAATCATCTTTAATAAAAGAAGATTTTTAAAATAAAAAACATGAAAGAAACCAAACATATATCAAGATCAAGAGCTCAGGAATCATCTGCAGCGATTGAAAAAATGTACATCACCATGCGTCATTTATTCAATCGTGGTTTTTACAAACCAATGGGAGTTTCAGGCGATAGTTTAAGAGAATCATTATTGGCGTTACGTCCTGAAATTTATGGAAATATAGCCGAGGAGAAAGTCGAATTAAACGGGCTTTTGTACGTTATTGAACGACTTCCGATAGGAATAGAACAATGCCGTTTCATCAATTTAACTTCAGACGAAGGTTATTCAAAATCACATTTTCAGCCGATTGTTCCTCCAAAAAGAAGAAGAAATTGTTACCGGATTGACGAAGAACAAATGAATGTTGAAATCACACGTGGCCGTTCAGACATTTACGATATCCTGACACATTTGACATTTATTTTTATCGAATCACATAAAATCAAAAACAGGGTTTTAATTGACGATGGAGGAGAAGTTTCGCGTGACTGGCTTAAACTGGAACAAGCCATACTTCAAACCAAAAAATTATCTCAGATAGAAAAAGAAAAAGCAATTTCGCATGCAGCTAATATTTTAGCCAGGACATTCGAAGAAGTTTTGGATATTTACGATGCTTTTGGTTCTGAAAATGCACCGGATCGTTTTCTGCATGTAATCTACTGGCTTGGAAAATTAGCCATTGAAGAAATGATTGACAACAATAAAAGAACCATCACTTTTAGTCCGGTTTTAAGAGAACGATTAGGACATCATATCCATGGTGAAATATGGGCGACCAACATCAAGGAAGTTTTAAAAGCAAATAATCTTTTAAAAAGACCAATTCATATTATTAGTGC
The Flavobacterium flavigenum genome window above contains:
- a CDS encoding GH3 auxin-responsive promoter family protein, which gives rise to MSIKSIAAKIFARRIYKKTLSWSDKPVETQLKVFKDLIENAKTTEFGKDHHLDAIKTIADFQKNVPIRDYEDLKSYIEKVKSGQENILWKGKPIYFAKTSGTTSGAKYIPLTKESMPSHINAARNAILHYINETGNANFVDGKMIFLQGSPILTEKHGINFGRLSGIVAHFVPKYLQKNRMPSWETNCIEDWETKVNAIVNETIKEDMSVISGIPSWVQMYFEKLQEKSGGKKISEIFKNFNLFIYGGVNYEPYRAKFEQMIGKRVDSIELFPASEGFFAYQDSQKEKGMLLLLNSGIFYEFIKADEFFTQNPKRYTIGEVETGVNYALIVSTNAGLWGYNIGDTIQFTSLAPYRVIVSGRIKHYISAFGEHVIANEVENAMKEATAGTNIVINEFTVAPQITPASGLPYHEWLIEFEKEPENMEAFAEAIDNSMRKQNIYYDDLITGNVLQKVVVTKVSKNGFQEYMKSQGKLGGQNKIPRLSNDRKIADNLKQ
- a CDS encoding Sec-independent protein translocase subunit TatA/TatB, whose product is MGRLGLTEILVIVGIVLLLFGGKKIPELMKGLGSGIKEFKNAAKDDQSAVKKQEEEVK
- a CDS encoding phage tail protein, which codes for MAEPFLAETRIMSFNFAPKGWAMCNGQFLPINQNQALFSLLGTTFGGNGQTSFALPDLRGRTPIHFGNNFWLGRIGGEQSHTLTISELPTHKHTLISTSQAVDTNIPSSGVSVLGNTAPNQVYNSSGQNLTAMNPASVSNIGGSQAHLNMQPYLVLNFCIALQGIFPSQN
- a CDS encoding phage tail protein, with product MAQPYVGEIRMFAGNFAPAGWMFCEGQLLPISENETLFQLIGTIYGGDGQSTFALPDLRGRIPIHQGNGFILAETGGTESVTLTTQQIPAHSHSLLATTDLANSASPTDAYLSTTATGNKIYSTASPSVALHPQEIGPIGGSQPHDNFQPYLCIDFIISLFGIFPSQT
- a CDS encoding peptidase, yielding MPRKKHNLRKKLFTKNRLVILNEDTFEEIFSFKLNLMNVFVVLSLGGIFLILITTYIIAFTPLREFIPGYSSSELKKNALELAIKSDSLTTSLKKNEVYIKSIQKVLKGELEYSKFNKDSILADSEEIPKSNMNASEEEIKLREEVARIEKESGGNKPNKKK